DNA from Quercus lobata isolate SW786 chromosome 1, ValleyOak3.0 Primary Assembly, whole genome shotgun sequence:
CTCTAGGCAATACATTTAATCGAATTTCTTACCCTAAAATTACTTCTTTCACTCTTTGAACTGTACTCTGAGATATTTTTGATAGATTGTACTGTCTATCAAATGGTGACTTAAATAATGtggactatatatatatatatatatatatatatatatatatacatacactaagtttttcttttcatagGGAGCAGATACTAAGTTATCTGATCACAAATTTGTCACTTATTGGATCGGTCTTAAGGTTTGATAATTGAGTATTAGCATTCCCATTAGCAATGTTGATAGGCAACCAATACATTGTTCCTAGCTAGTAATAATGATTAAAGAGTCTTCGCTTGATGATAAAAATGAATGACAAACTCATGTTGGATGACAATTAAGATGTTGTCTTCTTGCAGTAATCAACTGGTGATGAACATGCGTGTTCAGGAGATATATACATGACTGATCATCTGGATCCCAAGGTCCATAATTTCcttaagaagaaagaaagttcAAACTCTCCTGTAgaattggcaaaaaaaaaaaggggcaggTAGGAGTTTGTCTTTCCAATGAGATAGGTCAAACACGTTTAATCTACTGAATGGAGATTAAGaataataatcattttaattcttagaataaaagttttttttttctttttaaaaaaagagggGATAAAAGATGTAATGAAACAACTGTTTCTATTTATAAGTTTGGTGGTTacatgtgaaaattttatacaatatgatatatatatatatatatatatattgaaagtttatattttttgaaatatattaattttaaaagttgtTATTGTAGTAAGGAAGCTACTACAGTAATTTCAgaaaagaatagttattccttaatttaaagaataactattactaaaaaataactattcattcTAATAAAGATGCAATCGAATAACTGAATAGTTAATACAAACATGATAatcattttattacaatatttattACATTAATTATACCAAACATTGTCTTATAtctaaaataacaacaacagaAATTTTGAAGTTGGTTATGAATtctcaacaaattaattaaaattgtccatatgtatttttttttcctcatctaaaagaagaaaacccaaaaagataaaagataaaagatcAAATATCTTTTAATGGAGGTGAAATCACTGAGATGGCCAATTTGAAAGTTAATTAACATTATTCAACTCAAAACCCTTTGGTTCCTAAGAAATATTAGTCTAGAATGATGTTTGAAGTATTTAAACTTATAAAGTAGGCTTCAATATTACAaaacgcaaaaaaaaaatatatatatatatatatattattatcaaaaaaatttattgcatcaaaaaaaaaattattatgttaaAAAGTAAAGATGAAGTATATAAATTGCTTGTTAAGAAAATAAcaagtcatttaaaaaataataataacaatcaaGAATGAATAATTTGTATTCTCTATCAAATAATATTCTTATAAGATTTTTTCAAGGGTtgagaaaaagtcaaaaacaaatatttacaaaatccatcttagataaaaaaaaaataaaaaaaaataaattaatatgtatatatctaattgtgattattttcaAGAGATACACATAAGTTAAGTTATggttttttacaaaacatttgtgttggatttatttcatgacaaaaagtattgtaattgcattaatttatttctttgtattttgtgggattttattgtattgggtttagtattaagtttgtgaagattgctcaagaagTTGATCTCGCGACTCAGCTTACGAGGGGTGCAACCCGCAAAAGTTACATAAGAAATACatgctggaagctgaagagtcaagtGCCAAGCCATATTTCGCAAGTCACTTCACGACTCAAAGCAAGTCACGAGTGACCCGCGAAACTTTCTGTCTGGAGGATTTTAAATGTGACATTTCCTCTTCTTTACTTATtgtatataccctcattacccacaaaattgtaaggaagcaatttagaagaaaaccctagaaaggTTTCTACAATACACCCACAtcttagagagagagctactcatcttTTAGTAAGAAATCATTGTagtctcttcttcttccctctctcattgttataccttgagaggatatttgtacccaaacacaactcacacatattcaaagtgtagagagtgttttggagcttgggaagaatttgggatttgccaaaagaagctggTGAGgtttggcggatgcaatcgggcagAATTGCAGGATCCagataactagtgaagacaagactccaaGAAGTTCATTggtagtaggagcttggagaattCAAGTACAtagggtagattaggcttggaagatCTTTTTgatattcatgtactccaacttattcactagtgaatcgatttcgacttggagggtcgggaaaaggttttttgccaaaaacaaatttgcCAGAATTAATAAGTTAAATTTGgatcaaataatttatatatgcatgaaaaatctaaaatgaaGTGATTTACAATTACCTCATAGTTGAAAATCTCAGCATtactaatttcaaattttgggcaCAAAGAAGGAAATCCCACTCATTTAAGCTAATGAGAAATTGCACTAACATTTAAACCCCCCAAAGGAAAATCATCTACATCACTATAACCCTGGTCTTCAAGGTCCTCTACTCCAAAATGGTCGTTTCCAAGAAAAATGGTATCAAAGTTGCAGCATTTCATGGTGAGTTTCTAGCAGACAGACATGTCTCACCATAAATCCAAAgaagaataatagaaaaagaaaactattaaAGGTTGAGAACTAAATATGCATGTTAACATTTTTGAAACTTACGGTttatcacacacaaaaaattactcaaaaaaaatataattttttttattagatgcaTACAACATGTGATTCTACAAACATATTCTTTTTatagttaaaatttttctaattgaACCATAATTTAATActcttagagcattcatatcagTCTCCTCAAATATTTAGTTAAATTCATCCAAAAAACTCTATTTGCTAGTTTAGCTATCTATTATATTCATATACATAAATCAACCTCAATACTTTATCAACATTGAAATTTAATGTAGTAAGGATAGAGGCTCACTACATGTAGCGATGAGACTATCCTCTTTAAAAACTTTAGTTAATTTAGTGAGGCTAATGCACGTTTATTTTGGTTGAGTTTAGATAAATTTTTACTGAAATATTAAACCGATGAAACTAATGTAAATGCGCTTATACATTAAGCTGGTTGTTTGTTGtccatgttattttattatgtatgaTAATACaattatcacaatcaaaatatatattgttattttgcTTGAAGATATTCTCAAAAATTGGAAACATAAATACTTACTATATTAAATTACTTAATTAGCTTCCTAAATTAGTTGActttttataatatcatatgAAATCATATTGAAAGAATATAATTCTACTAGCATATTGATATATAGTTTTCTTTTGGAATAAAATTATGGGAAAAGTTAACGAATATTCTAACTCTTAAGagcatttattattaaattattttaggattggaaaaaaaaggtaattaatattttaattttttttttctgtttctcaTAAAAGCGATATCAAAActtgcttattttttatactaataATGCTACAggtacaaactattttataatatttttacaaactgttattGTGGCTAACTTTTTACTGATTCTCATTTAAGCCCACctctaatatcattttttcatttaccaataatcactcactacaTTAGCAGattgtaatattttttgtaaaaaaatttgttatttctagcattttccttttcataCAGTTTGTGAATCCCAGATAAAggagcttttattttattttattattattatctttttgcttttgctttggTAGCTTATTTTCCAACCTATTTTGGAATCTGCAAGTCTCacccaactttttttttgctagaGTCTTttcaacaaaagaataaaaaagaaaaattcagaaaattcattttatttaacttttagcttttatcactttcaacaacaaaaaatttagtaaaatactaaattaataatttcttcTTAAATGAACacatagaaaaaaattaatatatatatacccacacacacacacatatatatatatatatatatatatattattcaatttaaacTATTGGATTTAAGTTGTGTCACTATCAACTTCCATTCTATTAATTTGTGGAATCTTAGAGAGGGGATCGTTTCTATGCTTGTAGCTTTTGTACGTCCTGTCTCTATGTTTTATATTCACACAATGGTGGagccaagaattttttttcaagaggAGCCAAGCAAAATATAATAAGGttcttaattaatataaatatatatatatatatatatatatatatatatatataactcgaCATCACTGTGCTCTACGTTCTTTCATGATGCTAAAATTCATTttgaactcaattttttttaaactctttttttatttacatagtAAAACTAttgctaaaaaattcattttttaatcctAACTTCTATATTGAGTAGTAACATCTTAATCTTAaacaaattttctcttaaaatatataacaattgTGAATGATTTCCTCATAAATTACCCACACtttaaaaacttaaacttataatttataatctagttatatttttttaaagaaaatgtaaaCAATAAAGTGAATAAATTGTATAACATGtactgttattaaaaaaaaaaaaaacaaaaacaaaaaactataaactttatataaaataaaatagtagaaGTTAACTGTACAGTAAAAgttgattataaataataaaaaatagtagaaGTTGGGTTTTTCAATGTCATCTAATTGGTCTcaccaaaattatattttatgaattttctaagcCAATAGTGCAAATCAACTATAAGCCACTAGCTAAGAACAGGAACTTAGATATTATCACCAACCAATTACAATCAAATGCATGCTCAATACCCACAGCAAATTAGCGCCCACAGCAAATTAGCGCACACGCACGCACGCACGCAcgcacacacagagagagagagagagagagaggtggatTTGCACAAAATTGAGGCTAGTTTGAGCAACACAAGGACAAAGAATCGGGCCACACAATGAGACTTTATCAATTTTGCATAGTTTTAGCATGCTTTTAGTTTCAGAGGTATAAGGAGGGTaatttttgagtgaaaatactgagaatgattttaatttttttttcttttttatttagatgaaaaagtctTGATTTACATTGAACATGAGATCTAAACATATTTGGATTCATTATTTTGGTGACATGGAGTTTGGTAAAGTTGTTTCCCTAATTGAATTTTGAGAGATTATAGGCTAAATAATGGgttaaatgctatttttaatggttctttacatattaaaattttaaagagacTGCCAAAATGAATTTCGGGAGAAATGAACTAATCTAGTATTACTCCTATAATTTTTTCACCTAAATATCCTAGGAAGGGCCAGATAAGCGATATTTTAGATTAGTCATAATTTTCTTCACCTatgaatggaaaattttaaaactcggGGCCCCATAGCTCTTCCACTACATTCACACCTGCTTTTTCAAAACCTCATTCATTTTTCCACGTGGACAAACTGCTTTGTGCCTCACGTGTTTAACGTGTTCTCCAAATTCCCATCTTCCCAACAGTATATAATTATAGAGCTCTCAGTCATAAACCCCACTCTCTTTTAAAAGTGACTCTTTTCTCAATTAATTTATAGAATCACAGTACtgtaattctctctctctctgttacACAAAATGTCTGAGTCTTTGTCTtcctcatcatcttcttcttcgaCCCAACTTTCTCCATACAGTCCATGCAACCCTACTtactgttcttcttcttcttcttcttcttcatcacaaGCCTCACTTAAATCCCACAAGCGAAAATCCGGAAGAAAGAAATTCAAAGAGACCCGTCACCCGATCTATAGGAGCGTTAGGCAAAGAAACGGTATAAAATGGGTTAGTGAAGTTCGTGAACCAAACAAGAAGTCAAGGATTTGGCTAGGTACTTTCCCTACCCCAGAGATGGCTGCTAGGGCACACGATGTAGCTGCCTTGGCACTTCGGGGTACTTTGGCTGAGCTCAATTTTCCTGACTCCGCTTGGCTTGTTCCACGACCCAACTCATCTTCTGCTAAGGATATACAAATGGCAGCTCAAAAAGCTGCCGAGGCTTTTAGGCCAAGTTATAATAAGAAGGAAGAAAAGGTTTTGGAACCTTGTTTAGTGGACGTGCAATTCATGGAAAGCAAAAAGGAAGTTATAGAGCCTAAAATAACATTGGAAATTTTATGTGAAAGTAAGGATAATCCAGAGCAACCCGGGACGTTTTTCTTGGACGAGGAGGCATTGTTCAATATGCCAGGTCTGTTGGAAAGCATGGCAGAGGGCTTGATTCTAACACCACCAGCAAGGCAAAGAGGGTTTGATTGGGATGATTTGGGTTGTGATTTGGATTTGACTTTATGGACAGACTAGTTAATTGTTTAGGTAAACACTGTGAGAAAACACAGGAAATGAAGAACTGCATATAAAGAAAGCAATAGTGTAGATTAATGATGAAAGCAATAATTAATGTATAGTTTAACCCACTATGtcgattttaatttttaatcactTTCTAGATAAAGAGGTTTTGATCGTTCGGTCATGAACCATTTCATGTAACattatttatagattttaatTCTTCATGGAAATCATGTTTCACCATGGGTGGGGTATCAGCTAGCCCAGACTATGGGatagaatgaataaaaaatgttcATGAGAAATCCAAACTAGTCTCATTGATCATTTGGTGCTTTTtactctttctctttttcttttaacgGGCTTCGTGAGTCATGACCATCAATGCGAGGGGACAGAGGGACAGGATCATTGGGGAGCTTCAGGTGCGGTTGAAGATAACTAGAGCATTCCCATCTGGAAATGtcatcatattttattttatcatcccaaaaaactactttattaatcatacaatatcattttataatacacctaaaattccaaattttattttcttatataacacattaaaataagaTATCTttacaatacaattttttttttctctctaattttacAACACACCCAAAACTTTCCCATCACTACCAACTAATCCACCACCACAGCACCACCCCGATGCACCATCAACAACACAACCACCACCCTGATCTACCACATCAAACCCATGAGCCCCACTAACCAATGAGACCCACGGCGGCTTGATTcaagggaagagagaaagagaaaaagaggtgagagagagatagaaaggGAAGAGAATCTACTTAGTCATGGTGAGCACAGCACCACCCCAATCCACAAACCACAGCACCACCCCGATCCACCACCATGGCACCACCCCAATCTACCACATCAAACCATGAGCTCCACCAAACTATGAGACCCACAGAGGCTTGATtcaagaggggggggggggaaggaaaaaaaaaaaaagggaagagagggACGAGAGAGGGGGAGGGattaaatgagagagaaaaaaaaaaagaaaaaaaaagatgagagtgaccggtgagagagagagaggagttgaTAAAGCAAACagtgaaaatgaataaaataataatattttgttttacaataAAGTTACAATGcaattttacatttaaaatcgcactatagcacaattgtaaatttttttgcaatactcaGGTTTTACAAGTTTGGATGGTGTAGGGGTTTTGGACTTTTATACTAAATTAAATCAACATATGTCATTCCCAATGTGAATGCACTAACGGGGACAAGACAGTGGGTAACAAGAATGTCATAAGAAgagtggtttttatttttggattttcttatatttcaatGTAATTTGggttcttttatatatatataagaatttgATTTGCATGATTGGACAATCGAGTCGGATAGTTTTCAAGgcttcacattttatttataatcttgGAGATGTTCTTAGATGTGGTGAGAGTGGAGATTCTTCTTTCTAAAGTAATTAGGCAATTTGCtttgctctgtttgtttcaatggaaaacATTATGTGAAGATAGTTTTTCGTGTTTCTAGTGTTTAGAAGTATTAGAAACAATGagtcaaagaaaaattatctttggtcaacaaaaaagtatgatttatttttagagattgtttttcaccaaaattttttttgaaaagcaaCTTTATCTCACAACAAGATAAATAAGAGAAGTTATGAATgttttttcaactcatttaaggttgctaccaaacatgggaaaatgagatagttttataaaaaattattttttgaaaaatgactcattttctaaaaaatactattgccaaaacaaacaaagcgttAAATGGAATGTTAGAGCATTGGTATTAGGTGTGTCAAATACTAaatgtacgtttttagaccctttaaaaccACAACCAGATTAATCtaagtaattagccaagtgattacttagtcaaattatcaaatctaggttaatacacatatatcatatcattgtaaagtgcagaaaataaataatacaacgaaatgataacccaagaaaaccaaatcagtaaaaaacctggggaagatttaacctaaccatcctcaaggtaaaaagcaaatccactatgaaagaattgaagtttgtacaatagaacttagaccactaacattttattgctacctcaagtagaaaacttactaccacgatcCCATGATAGCTCTGAGTctacagactacttctttccttggccTTTGCAACAACACAAGCTAAcctgcttgtgactttgagattccactcaaaagttttggatctccttaaacgttgatcttgtatgcagcaacttctacaacactggatcttgagattctttaaGGAATAATACAAGTAGAAGACATGAGAGAGTTTTTGGGTataaaaccctagatctacaaaagaggcacaagatgcactctaatctctctaaaaaaactCTGAAAACCCCacctagggttagcttataatgtcctttaaatactggaaaaaaCGGCTCACaatttgggcttcaaacggTCAAGTTATGTGCTTTTTACGTTTGCTGATTTTTGCTGATAtgcgattttcgattgatcaagtACCAATCGAACCAAACAgcttataacttttttttttatcccaaacttgagttttttgtcttggacttcaatgtagaccattctaaactaatgagacttagtttttgtcatgttttgtcaagatttgccaacattacaaactcaaaacctaacactaaatttttggcatttgacacaccaaacaccaaaaaccaacCCTCATCAAATGTGTCAATTAGGTGCCAAATATTTTTGGCATTTGCTACAATACAGTTCTATCTATGGAATGGTACAATCATATTTTCTAcacttttttttgtattttttaatcaaCTTTCTCTCTACTCTAGtaaaatatctctctctctctctctctctctctctctccatcaaaTTCATTCTCTCACCCCTTTAATATTGTCTGAATCTCtctaataaagaaagaataaaaaaattaattagaaagaataaaggaagaatatttaaataaagtggtaaaagaaatagaacatatgatgtaaaatgtattataaagtggtgtgttaaaataaaaaaaaatttaatgtgtcaaaatagcatttttttacAGTACCTGATGCTAATGTTCTCATGAGATTTCTTATATATATGGGGATTTGTTAAGTAAAGATGGGTATTTGTTATTTAACGATTTGGTGATTTGCATGATTAAAATGAGTGTTTGTGTTTTATGTACATGGTGGTGGGGCAGTGTGTCCCATTgggtttatttatatatagttcTGTCACTATCCATAGAGATGGGGGGAACGAAGAGAAAGCGTGTTCCTCAACTGATTGTATTACAGTttgagattattattatttttggttgttaaatTATTACAGCTTGAGATTTGGCCTTCAAAGTATGTTCCTATTATTGGCATAATTACAATCTTTGTTgttattaacaaattaattaattaagacttaattggtaccaaattcaattttcattctcaaatttattaaaaaaaatttaataatggATTTTTGTTCTTATGTCACTCAACTCGCGTGCATATAATATGGAGAAAGTTTCTCTGCAATCTGAATTGGAGGAAGTCCCTCCAAATTGTGACGTGTCATTATCAAAGAGTGACACCTATACCACTCCATTAAAACTCAAATGCAAAAGATAACTCCCATTAACTCAAATGTTAGCcctttttccatattttttttattaaaaaaataattaattatttctcaCCTAAACGATcagtcttttct
Protein-coding regions in this window:
- the LOC115979718 gene encoding dehydration-responsive element-binding protein 1B-like, which produces MSESLSSSSSSSSTQLSPYSPCNPTYCSSSSSSSSSQASLKSHKRKSGRKKFKETRHPIYRSVRQRNGIKWVSEVREPNKKSRIWLGTFPTPEMAARAHDVAALALRGTLAELNFPDSAWLVPRPNSSSAKDIQMAAQKAAEAFRPSYNKKEEKVLEPCLVDVQFMESKKEVIEPKITLEILCESKDNPEQPGTFFLDEEALFNMPGLLESMAEGLILTPPARQRGFDWDDLGCDLDLTLWTD